The Candidatus Tanganyikabacteria bacterium region GCGAAGGTGGGGATGCGTTGGTCGAGGCCGTGGTGGATGGGGTCGGCCAGCCGGTCGTCGAGCTGGGGCTGGCCGGCGATGACGAGCAGGAACGGGCTCTTGCGGTCGAAGTCGCTGATAGTGAGAAGGCGCAGGTCTTCCAGGGTCTCGTCCGAGAGCAGGTGGGCCTCGTCGCAGACCACGACTTGCTTGCGATCGCTGGCGCATAGGGCTTCCGAAAGGGCCATGGCGGTCTCGGCCCGGGAGCGCCGAGGCGAGATACCGGCCTTGCGGGCGAGGACGTTGACCAACCCGAAGGGCCCGGCGGTGCTGTGGGCGAAGTAGTGGACGGCTCGGCCCTCACGCTGCAACTCGTCGGCCAGTTCGCCGAGGAGCAAGCTCTTGCCGCAGCCGGCCTCGGCCATGAGGACGGCGACGCCGTCCAGTTCGACGATGAAGCGCAGGCGGCGGATGGCCTCCTCGAAGCCCAGGTGGCGGAAGAAGGCCTCCTTGGGGGTGTGGCGGGTGAAGGGCAGGCGCGAGAGGGCGAAGTGGGTGCGCAGCTCATTCATGGCGTGGTGTCCTTTCCGGAAGAGCGCCAGTGGCCGAGGACCAGGGTGCGGACGGCGGCCAGATAGACCGACGGGTGGCGGCCGCGGGCAGACAGATGGATGGCATGCTCGACACCAATGCGTGCAAGCTCCTCGGACAGGGGACCGTACATGTCCCAGAAGGCCTCGATCTCCTGGCGGACGCTGGCGCGATCGGGCAGCCCGGCGAGGTGGCGGACCACCTCGACGAACTGGTCGCGATCGAAGCCGGGATCGACGTCGAGCTGGGCGTAGGCAAGAGGCCGGGCCTGCGCGATGAGCTTCTGGTCGAAATCGCGGCGCAGCATGGCGAGGTAGTCGACGCTCTGCGACGGCTTCTCGGGCGGCTGCGTATGGGGTTCG contains the following coding sequences:
- a CDS encoding AAA family ATPase, which gives rise to MNELRTHFALSRLPFTRHTPKEAFFRHLGFEEAIRRLRFIVELDGVAVLMAEAGCGKSLLLGELADELQREGRAVHYFAHSTAGPFGLVNVLARKAGISPRRSRAETAMALSEALCASDRKQVVVCDEAHLLSDETLEDLRLLTISDFDRKSPFLLVIAGQPQLDDRLADPIHHGLDQRIPTFARLAPLGPDETADYLLCRLAAAGAKGNPVFEQGAVEAVYDASGGVPRRINNVANGALVVAASRNRRLVTAQDVQDARLDRGRS